GCAGTTATTAAATATGTTGGACTCAACTATTATCAATTGGACATAtttctaatttaatagtattgataacaGGTGAAATGGCGATTgctcagaagaaaaaaaactgacAACCAATGTAATCTTCCATTACGAAACAAAAGTGGAACATGCAATGCCAACCAGTGTCAAGCCGCATGTGTCAAAAGGCATAAAGAAGGGGAAGGTACATGCACAACTAATCCAACGGACAAAAAAATGCGCTGCATATGTATGTATCTTTGTCCTCGCTGATTCTATACAAAAACTTTATCTATACAAAaactcaaataatatttatattaatattatgtcttcgtcaaagaaaagaataaatttGGGATAATATTCAATGTTTTAAAACCCATTCCGAACAACATCCCTGATTACAAAATTGTTTGATCGAACGTACGCGActacaaattaataaattaataatatattatatattgaaaaacataagagatattttatgttttaaaaattatataaaaattcttaaattaatttttctttatttttatttttatttcacatacaaaatatcaataataatttaaacagtttaacatttaataaaaactattaagatttaaaattcataactatTTAAATGTCTACTGTGaataatgaaattaaaatttaaatctaaaataaacaaaaattaaaatatcaaattgtAATATATTGTTGATACCAAATCACACATCAACTAATTATGGTTTTCTCTATCATCGTTTGTTTCAGTGTACATGTGGCATAgtaaaattttcatcaaaaactaaaattcacaaataaaaattaaaactacaaATATAATGTAAAAGATATTcacgataaaaaaaaagttgaaggaCATACAAAGTAGAAAACTGAGGCAAACGACGTACATAAACGGCAACAAAGGAAGAAGAtagtaaaaaactaaaaatctaaCTTCTTCTTTAGAATACcaaatgtattttaataatttattatttttaattatctatTGGATCAACCACTAGTTCAACCGGTACCAGGGTTCCggattttaaagattttttttggattttatcagattttaaaattatagtttttcctAAAACTCAAATCGGATTATATATCGGATCATTGGATTTCTTTGTATTTCTTGACCTTTCAAACATGTATGTTTATAATAGTAATATGAATATTTTCTGAGACTTTGTAATGTTTACATAGTTTTATATAGCAGACGCCATGATAATCtgatatcttcttttcttttttttggtaataatgtTACAAATCTGATAGTTGAGAGTTAGTAGTGGCTTTAtgatgttttggatgatgaaacaCCACCGGTTTTCTCAAGGTCCCGTTGTCTTGCTCGTTCCATTTTCCGCTTTCGCCATTCTTCCAATGCTATGCGGTTTTAGAGAACATATGTGAGTTACAGATCAAAACCTCTTCGTAATgtagtttttttgtttctgatctAAATCACATAGCATAATAAACAACAAAAGATTATTGTTGCCACGTTTTTACCTTTCAAGCTTGATTCCTCGTTTGTGGGGAGGAAAGCTTTACGCCGTTTAGACAGATCGACGGCTTCTGTGTTCTGCTTTACATCTGTTTCATGTCCTGTAGATGCCTCCTGTTGTATTTCTTTGACCTATCATTCAAAGACACACAGTGATGGTATATTTGGGTTTGAAAAAAATGCTACGGGAATGTAAAACAGTGTAAGCGTACTCTTTTGATGAGCTCCAAAGGTTGCATGGCAAGCCTAATCTCTCGGGCTTCCTTGATATACCGAAGCTGAGCTGCATTTATCAAAGGGTATAGTATGGTGAAGGAATGAAACAAGGACCATGGACAATGAGCACAACAAACTCCAAGTGTTCTATATTCAGTTCAACAGGCAGAATCTAAAGTATTCTTCAAATCGTTTCTCAGCTTTGTAGAAAGCCTTAAAATCCAACGTGATATTGAATTCAACTGTTGAAGGGATACACTTAATCTAGGGAACGGGTtccaaaatatgaaaaactTGTCAACAAAGCCTGAGGTTTGTTGTTGTAATTATGAGCACATACGAAAAAGAGCCAACACAAGATGAGCAACTTTGATTTGAAATCCTGTGAAACTTGGCAACAAACCTGAAATGATTCggtgagaggaagaagaagatgatgatgatgaagtgaAAAGGTCGCGAAGGAGGTAGAGGAAGATGAGCACGTTGACGATAGTCAGAGCTATTGTTGCGTTCTTAAATGAAAACCTCTTTAGCCATTGACGATAAATatgatccattttttttttttttttgcttaattcCAAACTAATTGTTGTCTCTTCTATATGATTGATTTCGCAAATTTTGGAATTTATGAAGATCAATGATTTCTTCTTCTACAGACTAAACATGTGTTtgacttttgtttgtttttttatctttgtcTTAAATCTTTTGGTTGGACTCTTTAAATTGTTAGATATCTTTCCTTTTAAGGTAATTTATGGATAGTCATGAATCCAAACATTTCTTACCTTGTTTCCCCCTTGATTAAGTTGAACTAggttatcttctttttttgatcaaaagatgGATCATATTAGATAAAATCTACCAGgttcataattaatattaaacatttttttacagTCCATTTGTTATGTTTTAATTACAATGAACACAGTTAACGAAAATGCTAACaaattaaactatttaaaacatataccGTAGTGTAAAAACAGCTACAGTGGTGATGAGATATTCATCATGATCTTTGATAAGAATGTTAAGAATGAATATATGTTTGACGATCCTTTGTAAAACTTTGGCAGGCGCAATTGGTTAGTGAAAATTACACATTTCGATCAATATCATTATCAAACAGTACATTAATCTCATGCTCTAGTTCTATGGATCATGAGAGCAAGCGGGTCTTCAGTGGGTGCGGGAATGCCTTTTGGATGCTGCTTAAGATCGACTCAAGGCCTGCTATGGTCACTAATGTGTTCCACCAAATCCCGTTTTCACCTTTCGTTTCTCCGAGTTTGTAATTGTCAGTTTCTTCTATGTTGTATCTCAATTGAAATCAATACAAGTATCCTTcagacaaaatataaataaataaggtaaGGCACGAGCTACTCTTGGCGGTGAGACTTCAGAGGCATCTTCTATTCATGAATCTTGTGCAGAATCTTCAGTGCTGCCATCGCTAGCTAAACCGAATATCCTGAGGTTACGGTCCATTGAACCGACTGCTACGTATTTGGCGTCTGGACCAAACTTAACACATGTTGCTTTACCTGCAAGTTTAATGGATTTACAATGTCTGCATAATAGACttaaaaaaggaagagaagaacagTGAGTTCAAAAGCTTAATATGACATACCTGTACCGGATAGATCAGGAAGTGTCTTGACTGGGTTCCACTCTGCTTTTACACTCGCCGTTTGGAATACTCTGAAACGTTGAAACGCGTAAGTGTTATCATTAGTCCGATCCACTAATGCAACATACACGGCATTTCCATTTATCACAGGTTCTTGAACTTGCACAACTCTCTTTTGAATACTTAGTTATCGAATGCATTGTGTGTATCAATGTAAACCTCACCTTATATCTGAAGCAGCAATGCCAAGATAAGATCCGCTATGGTCAAACTCCACTGCACAATAAGTTCCATCCATGTCTTAGAATTATGAATACCACAATCAACAAAATGGACTAGTGAGAAGTGCTCAGATGGTTGAATACCTGAGTTTGCATCTGGAAATTCAAATGTTCGGAAGTTCTTTAGCTTGCGCAGGTCCCACAATCTAACACCATCCAGCGCAGCAGTCTAAACAATTTcaagacaaaagaaaatatagatcAGTAAAAGTTGAAGCCGGTGATATTGGTCTTTCTGTTTAGTTGGGGTCAAAGTACCCACCGCGAGGAAATAACCATTTTCAGAGAATGATACAGATGTGATTTCTCCAGTGTGTCCACCGAACTTAGCCACGTTTGCCTATTAGCCCATCGAGAAAGATGAAATTAACGTGGGAACAGATGGAGTATACTAAAAAAAGCTTGATGATCTCAAGGGGATTTTACCTGACTCTTTACATCCCAAATTTTGACAATAGATTGAGCAGTACCAGTTCCAAGAATGAGACCATCAGGATGGAAAGCAGCAGCCGTGTAATCCACCTTTTCGGAATCATCTGTTACCTGAATAATAGCAACAAGCATGAGAAAGACACTTCGGAGAGTAAAACTAATGTTTCTCATGCTTTCTATAATCATTGTACGAGGAGAAAAGCTGAAACTTGAAAAAACAGGTATCAGTTGCTTGTGGATAAGAAGTTTGCGAACCTGTGCAAGGCATAAACCGGACGACATATCATAAAAGCACCACGTACTGTCAAGCGATGCCGACACAAAGTATTTATTCGTTGCATGGACAGTGACAGCTCGCACCTGAAAAGACATCACACGTTATAACAGAACAAGTACAGTACTACAGGTGATAGATATTGTATGCGAGTATAGCCTAAGCTTTTCAGTTTTATCCTTACCTCTGCAGAGTGATCTTTCAATGTATGTCTACAGGCATAGTTCCCATCCTCGGAACTCCCCCAGATACGGACTGTCTGCAGAGTGTCAAAACACCAAAATCAGACGAACAGTGATGCATATTATCATGATCAAACATAGCAGAGAGACCGCAAATGATAAATGGTGTGATAAACAAAAGTTACGAATGAAATGCATCAAggtaaatatttaaacaaagaTAGCATCACGAGTTATAAGGTGAAGTAAACTTTTAATGGGGACGTGTAACACTAGGATCTCTTTAGATAGTCTCATAAGTTATTCAAAGATGCATGATGACTTTTACAAGAACTAGATATGTGAGCATTAACTAAAACATTTCTACAATCTAAATGAGCAAGTTCTCTATACTACTTGTTAAGATCATGCAATACTCAAAGAAGGACTATAAATTCCTATACGGATGTTGTACAAGCACTACACAAAAAAATCATCGGATCTCAGgtttgtatataataattttggCTTACCTTGTCTGATGAAGCAGTCAAAACAAGATCGGTGTCACCTACAAACTTAATACTCGTAACCTGCAAAAGGAACAtgtcaaacacaaaacaaaagagaaaagactagatgaaaaacatagaaaactaCGGAAAATACATACCTTCTTTGAATGACCAGTCAAAGTTGACAAGATTTGTCCAGATGCACGATCAAAGAGAACGGCAGTTGTATCGATTCCTCCGGTGGCAATGACATCCTGATTATCAATATCAACTCAATGCAATGACTTCCCAGAACAGAAAACAACATCAAGTGATGAGTAGAAACTGAAGAGGTTCTAGGTGTCAAACCTTAGAATGTAGGATGTCCATTGAAAAAATACCAGGTTTGTTGGTCTTGTGAAGTGGATGGCTTGAGAGTTGGGTGAACTTCTCCAGAGCATCAATTGAAGCCAATGTTGGAGGGATCTAGCAAACCAATGAGGAAAAAATTATCAAGACAAAAGGGCCACGTGCAAGATCTAACaaaatacaaactacaaattTGTTGAACGTATGGTATGAACAATAAAATACAGAGTTAGCATGTAATTCTCTAATGAATTCTACTTTCCAACCAAGATACCAAGATATCTGAAGCTAGATGTATTACCTGTCTCTTTTTACGTTGCTGGGAAAGAGCAGCATTACAATCTGTTAGTTCTGTAATAACTTC
The sequence above is drawn from the Brassica napus cultivar Da-Ae chromosome A8, Da-Ae, whole genome shotgun sequence genome and encodes:
- the LOC111200417 gene encoding pre-mRNA-processing factor 19 homolog 1 yields the protein MNCAISGEVPVEPMVSKKTGLLYEKRLIERHISDYGKCPVTGEPHTIDDIVAIKTGKIVKPKPLHTASIPGLLGAFQTEWDSLMLTNFSLEQQLHTARQELSHALYQHDAACRVIARLKKERDEARQLLSEAERQLPAAPEAATANATLSNGKRAADGGEQGPDAKKMRLGISTEVITELTDCNAALSQQRKKRQIPPTLASIDALEKFTQLSSHPLHKTNKPGIFSMDILHSKDVIATGGIDTTAVLFDRASGQILSTLTGHSKKVTSIKFVGDTDLVLTASSDKTVRIWGSSEDGNYACRHTLKDHSAEVRAVTVHATNKYFVSASLDSTWCFYDMSSGLCLAQVTDDSEKVDYTAAAFHPDGLILGTGTAQSIVKIWDVKSQANVAKFGGHTGEITSVSFSENGYFLATAALDGVRLWDLRKLKNFRTFEFPDANSVEFDHSGSYLGIAASDIRVFQTASVKAEWNPVKTLPDLSGTGKATCVKFGPDAKYVAVGSMDRNLRIFGLASDGSTEDSAQDS
- the BNAC08G00750D gene encoding uncharacterized protein BNAC08G00750D, which gives rise to MDHIYRQWLKRFSFKNATIALTIVNVLIFLYLLRDLFTSSSSSSSSSHRIISAQLRYIKEAREIRLAMQPLELIKRVKEIQQEASTGHETDVKQNTEAVDLSKRRKAFLPTNEESSLKALEEWRKRKMERARQRDLEKTGGVSSSKTS